A region from the Kiritimatiellia bacterium genome encodes:
- a CDS encoding FtsX-like permease family protein, translating to MTRRQWLVRSARFHLRRHLGTLLGGSVATMTLTAAVLVGASVRSSLQRAARLRLGAAEFAVQLAAPAPLPAELPDTEGGPAGAQLSRALLLDGTATAPDRKLRADHVRVVGVDERFFELFTGRHGAEAPSDDEAWPSRALANRLELGEGDELILRVPVVSALPPDVPLGGAPTVWSARRMKVGRILPDDAGGRFDLRPSSLPPLNLFVRRDTLAELAGRPGTANVLLLKRTQRMRTVDDVRRAVERAAGPAGRNLACRALPGGGVEVRSASVFLDALTLAALTNALPGGRPLLTYLVNAWRTGDRSVPYSFAAGIASEPVPADLAADEIVLHADLAHDLGVLAGGSIRAEYFILDGRQQLIETHTVFRVRAVVTHPRDPSLVPELPGVSTAASCRDWKTPFPLDFSRIRPADEDDWARWRGAPKAWLRYETAAALWSNRFGVATALRWPAPASLTDIERAAARVPLAAEFTDLRAAAHRAASGGPDFTLLFLGLGGFLLASAVLLQVWMFAAALHGRVAEIRLLAALGFGRREISRLLLGETAVVALLAAALGTIVGIGLAWALLVGLQTIWRDATGDASLSLALPLLALANGTAAGWSIAMLAAARVVLHHTAMRPLQASLCEQHSRRRVSPSWRTTPRRWAPPAIGTALAFALAVVGQLSADERPLARLAAGAAVLATITLALRSWLASESPARHRSNPAAFGPRSWRRHPLRALTAILVPACGWFVVFAVETHRPRTPNTESRTSPAGGFCAIAELSLPLPEDPRSPEGRRRWRLDKWLDTAGVRILPLRRVEGAPADCRNIQRVDRPPLLGVPAELFDALGAFRWRRRPAGVPAHRPWSALLAASPPDEIPAVLDASVATWGLRLRIGDRLALTDERGRTLSLRVVGLLDDTIFQGSILIDERRLVERFPSAPHRMLLIEAPSDQRARLRAELSERFEDLGFTWTSTRDRLDTLLDVQRAYLDIFLAFSVLGLAFGSLGFGALAWRTLIERRGELAMLLALGWTPQQLRRLAATEHWFQAWAALGAGFLAALVAFPPRTAAWLGWLRVGGLAALSLAVTAAIAVCVGVSLALRGPLILHLRKE from the coding sequence GCTGCGTCTCGGCGCCGCGGAATTCGCAGTCCAACTGGCCGCCCCGGCGCCGCTGCCGGCGGAGCTCCCCGACACAGAGGGAGGGCCCGCGGGCGCTCAGCTCAGCCGGGCTCTGCTCCTCGACGGGACCGCCACCGCGCCGGACCGCAAGCTGCGCGCAGACCACGTTCGGGTGGTCGGCGTCGACGAACGCTTTTTTGAACTGTTCACCGGCCGTCATGGCGCGGAAGCACCATCGGACGACGAGGCTTGGCCGTCGCGCGCTCTCGCAAACCGGCTGGAGCTGGGCGAAGGCGACGAGTTGATCCTTCGGGTGCCGGTGGTTTCCGCGCTCCCCCCCGATGTACCCCTTGGCGGCGCACCGACGGTGTGGTCCGCAAGGCGCATGAAGGTGGGACGCATCCTGCCCGATGATGCCGGCGGACGATTCGATCTGCGTCCCTCGTCCCTGCCACCTCTGAACTTGTTTGTGCGGCGCGACACACTTGCCGAACTGGCGGGGCGCCCGGGCACTGCAAACGTGCTGCTGTTGAAGCGCACGCAGCGAATGCGAACGGTGGACGACGTTCGCCGCGCGGTGGAGAGGGCCGCCGGGCCCGCGGGACGGAATCTCGCGTGTCGGGCGCTTCCTGGCGGCGGCGTGGAGGTGCGTTCCGCTAGCGTTTTCTTAGACGCGCTCACGCTCGCAGCGCTTACAAACGCGCTGCCCGGGGGCCGGCCACTGCTGACCTACCTCGTGAACGCATGGCGCACAGGCGACCGATCGGTGCCCTACTCCTTTGCGGCGGGCATCGCGAGCGAACCGGTTCCCGCCGATCTTGCCGCCGACGAAATCGTGCTGCACGCGGATCTCGCACACGACCTCGGCGTGCTCGCCGGCGGCTCCATCCGCGCAGAGTACTTCATCCTCGACGGCCGGCAGCAGCTCATCGAAACCCACACCGTGTTTCGCGTTCGCGCGGTGGTGACCCATCCGCGCGATCCCTCGCTGGTGCCCGAACTGCCCGGCGTTTCGACCGCGGCATCATGTCGCGACTGGAAAACGCCGTTCCCGTTGGACTTCTCGCGCATTCGCCCCGCGGACGAGGACGACTGGGCGCGCTGGCGCGGCGCGCCAAAGGCTTGGCTCCGGTACGAGACCGCCGCAGCGCTCTGGAGCAACCGGTTCGGCGTCGCGACCGCGCTCCGCTGGCCGGCGCCGGCTTCGCTCACCGACATCGAGCGTGCGGCGGCGCGGGTTCCGCTGGCGGCCGAGTTCACGGACCTGCGCGCCGCCGCACACCGCGCCGCGTCGGGCGGGCCGGACTTCACGCTGCTATTCCTCGGACTCGGCGGCTTCCTGCTCGCCTCCGCAGTGCTGCTGCAGGTGTGGATGTTTGCCGCGGCTCTGCACGGCCGTGTCGCCGAAATTCGGCTGCTGGCCGCTCTGGGATTTGGCCGGCGCGAGATCAGCCGGCTACTGCTGGGCGAGACCGCCGTGGTCGCGCTGCTGGCCGCCGCCCTTGGCACGATTGTGGGCATTGGCCTCGCGTGGGCGCTGCTGGTCGGTCTGCAAACGATCTGGCGCGATGCGACCGGCGACGCGTCGCTGAGCCTCGCGTTGCCGCTCCTCGCGCTGGCGAACGGTACCGCCGCCGGCTGGTCGATCGCGATGCTCGCCGCCGCGCGCGTGGTACTGCACCACACCGCGATGCGGCCGCTCCAGGCGTCGCTGTGCGAGCAGCATTCGCGACGGCGCGTCTCGCCGAGCTGGCGCACGACACCGCGACGATGGGCGCCGCCCGCGATTGGGACGGCCCTCGCCTTCGCGCTCGCCGTGGTGGGTCAGCTCTCCGCCGACGAGCGCCCGCTTGCCCGGCTGGCCGCAGGCGCCGCCGTGCTCGCCACCATTACGCTCGCGCTGAGGTCATGGCTGGCCTCGGAATCGCCCGCCCGCCACCGATCGAACCCGGCCGCGTTCGGACCGCGCAGCTGGCGACGGCATCCCCTGCGCGCGCTTACCGCGATCCTCGTGCCCGCCTGTGGCTGGTTCGTTGTCTTCGCGGTCGAAACCCATCGGCCCCGCACACCCAACACCGAGTCCCGCACCTCGCCCGCTGGGGGCTTCTGCGCGATCGCGGAACTGTCTCTCCCGCTTCCCGAAGACCCCCGTTCTCCTGAGGGCCGGCGCCGATGGCGTCTGGACAAGTGGCTGGACACCGCCGGCGTGCGCATCCTCCCTCTGCGCCGTGTCGAGGGTGCCCCCGCGGACTGCCGCAACATTCAGCGCGTGGATCGCCCGCCGCTGCTGGGCGTACCCGCAGAGCTGTTTGACGCACTCGGCGCCTTCCGCTGGCGGCGGCGCCCGGCCGGCGTACCCGCCCACCGCCCATGGTCCGCGCTGCTCGCCGCCTCTCCTCCCGACGAGATTCCCGCGGTGTTGGATGCGTCCGTCGCCACGTGGGGACTCCGGCTGCGGATCGGCGACCGCCTCGCGCTCACCGACGAACGGGGCCGCACCCTATCGCTGCGCGTGGTCGGCCTTCTGGACGATACCATTTTTCAGGGATCCATTTTGATCGACGAACGCCGTCTGGTCGAACGCTTCCCCTCCGCCCCTCACCGCATGCTGTTGATCGAGGCGCCCTCCGACCAGAGGGCTCGCCTGCGCGCGGAGCTCTCGGAACGCTTCGAAGATCTGGGTTTCACGTGGACCTCCACACGCGACCGACTCGACACGTTGCTCGACGTGCAGCGCGCGTATCTCGACATCTTCCTCGCGTTCAGTGTCCTCGGCCTGGCGTTCGGTTCGCTCGGCTTCGGCGCACTCGCATGGAGAACGCTGATCGAACGCCGTGGTGAACTGGCCATGCTGCTGGCGCTGGGGTGGACGCCGCAACAGCTGCGCCGACTCGCCGCGACCGAACACTGGTTCCAGGCCTGGGCAGCGCTCGGCGCCGGCTTTCTGGCGGCGCTGGTGGCGTTTCCGCCGCGAACCGCCGCCTGGCTCGGTTGGCTGCGCGTCGGCGGCCTCGCGGCGCTCTCGCTGGCTGTAACCGCGGCAATCGCGGTATGCGTCGGCGTCTCACTTGCGCTACGCGGTCCGCTCATCTTGCACCTGCGCAAAGAATAA
- a CDS encoding type II secretion system GspH family protein yields the protein MNSQTDAGGGARTRCSSAFTLIELLVVISIIAILAALVFPMLNRAQKAADFRRAEIEVQALHSALKAYLEEYSKWPVPNALEGDVSVQMVKVLTAHPDERERNPRGRVFLKISGIATNSAGAMVDPWGNPYRFALDSDMNLSISDAHDPDGVYKALPGQNVAVWSRGPNGKSDPKNSASYDDITSW from the coding sequence ATGAACTCACAGACCGATGCGGGAGGCGGCGCGAGGACGCGGTGCTCTTCCGCGTTTACGCTGATCGAGCTGCTGGTGGTCATCAGCATCATTGCAATTCTCGCGGCGCTGGTGTTCCCGATGCTGAACCGCGCACAGAAGGCGGCGGACTTCCGGCGGGCGGAGATCGAGGTGCAAGCGCTCCACTCCGCGCTGAAAGCCTATCTCGAAGAGTATAGCAAGTGGCCGGTGCCGAATGCGCTGGAGGGCGATGTGAGCGTGCAAATGGTGAAGGTGCTCACCGCCCATCCCGACGAACGTGAGCGGAATCCCCGGGGTCGCGTCTTTCTCAAGATCAGCGGCATCGCCACCAACAGCGCCGGCGCAATGGTGGACCCCTGGGGAAACCCCTACCGCTTCGCTCTGGACAGCGACATGAACCTGAGCATTAGCGACGCGCACGATCCGGATGGCGTCTACAAAGCGCTGCCGGGGCAAAACGTCGCGGTCTGGTCCCGCGGTCCGAACGGAAAAAGCGATCCCAAGAACTCCGCCTCCTACGACGATATCACCAGCTGGTAA